In the genome of Vicia villosa cultivar HV-30 ecotype Madison, WI linkage group LG7, Vvil1.0, whole genome shotgun sequence, one region contains:
- the LOC131616366 gene encoding UV-B-induced protein At3g17800, chloroplastic — MENCLHHLTIKGFFFTKPISFSSPSSSLNFRCFNNNSNRLKVIKASAGASHCQFSSLNSPLLPQSTVGNFLSGVLQNHRNLFHVAVQEELKLLADDRDAAVSRMILSSDSDQALLHRRIAQIKENQCEVAVEDVMSLLIFYKFSEIRVPLVPKLSSCLYNGRLEILPSKDWELESIHTLEVLDMIREHITTVTGLKAKPSVTESWATTKVRQFLLARVYVASILYGYFLKSVSLRYHLERNLNLANNDVHLGHMTTNLSFKDMYPCGFEEDIFGPLSNMQSIGHGHGQGLIRYEEEIEDLKCYVMKFHPGSLQRCAKLRSKEAVNLVRSYSCALFNNEGFNSVENDDVILTSFSSLKRLVLEAVAFGSFLWETEDYIDNVYKLKDH; from the exons ATGGAAAATTGTCTTCACCACCTTACAATCAAAGGATTCTTCTTCACTAAACCTATTTCTTTTTCATCACCTTCTTCTTCTTTGAACTTTAGGTgcttcaacaacaacagcaacagaTTGAAGGTGATTAAGGCGAGTGCTGGAGCTAGCCACTGTCAATTCAGTAGTTTGAACTCTCCTTTGTTACCACAATCCACGGTTGGGAATTTTCTTAGTGGTGTTTTGCAGAATCATCGTAATCTCTTTCATGTTGCTGTTCAAGAGGAACTTAAACTATTGGCTGATGATCGAGATGCTGCAGTTTCTCGCATGATTCTTAGTTCTGATTCTGATCAAGCCTTGCTTCACAG GAGGATTGCACAGATAAAAGAGAATCAATGTGAAGTTGCAGTAGAAGATGTTATGTCCTTGTTGATATTTTACAAGTTTTCCGAAATTCGGGTTCCTTTGGTTCCAAAGCTTTCAAGTTGTCTTTACAATGGAAGGCTAGAGATATTGCCTTCAAAAGATTGGGAGCTTGAGTCTATTCACACATTAGAAGTTTTGGATATGATAAGGGAACATATAACCACCGTAACCGGCTTAAAAGCAAAGCCTAGTGTAACAGAAAGTTGGGCAACTACCAAAGTTCGACAATTTTTACTTGCGCGTGTATACGTCGCTTCAATATTATACGGCTACTTTTTGAAATCGGTTTCCTTAAGGTATCATCTAGAAAGAAATCTAAATTTGGCTAACAATGATGTTCATCTTGGTCATATGACTACTAACCTCTCATTTAAAGATATGTATCCTTGCGGATTCGAGGAAGATATCTTTGGTCCTTTGAGTAACATGCAATCGATCGGGCACGGGCACGGACAAGGGCTGATTCGATATGAAGAGGAAATCGAAGATTTGAAGTGTTATGTTATGAAGTTTCACCCTGGATCATTGCAGAGGTGTGCTAAGTTAAGATCTAAGGAGGCTGTGAATTTGGTTAGGAGTTATAGTTGTGCACTTTTTAACAATGAAGGGTTTAATTCTGTTGAGAATGATGATgttattttgacttcattttcaAGTCTTAAAAGACTAGTCTTGGAAGCTGTTGCTTTTGGATCATTCTTGTGGGAAACAGAAGATTACATTGACAATGTATAT